The Corynebacterium occultum sequence GCATCCAGATCATGACGGCCATCCTCAAGCAACGGGATGGGCACCGGGGTGGCGCCCACCACGCTGGCGAAGATCGGGTAGGCCTCGAAACTACGCCAGGGGAAGAGCACCTCATCGCCCGGGCCAGCAGCGATCTGCACCAGCTGCTGACACAGTGCGGAAGAACCGCAACCCACCGCGATCTGCTCCGGGGTCAGCTCCAGATGCTCAGCCAGGGCAGTGCGTAGTTCCACCGCGCCCATGTCCGGGTAGCGGTTTGCCCCGGCCGCAGCTTCGGCCATTGCCCGGGCCGCGGCTGACAGCGGGGGAGTGGACACCTCATTGGAGGAAAGCTTCAGCGCCTCGGGTAGCCGCTTGCCGGGGACGTAGGCAGGGATGTCGGCGAGGTCAGCACGTGTCAGGGAGCTCATGGGCCTCAAGCATATACGGGGGCAGCTGCGAAGCTTGTGTGATGCTTTTGGGTGCGGAGGTTTCCCCGGCTGTGCCAGCGGGTTTGGAGAGTCTGGCGTCCGCTGGCTAAGATACTGTGAGGTTTACCGCTTAAGGTAAATCGCTGGAGGCGTGCCAGAGCGGCCGAATGGGGCTCACTGCTAATGAGTTGTCCTCTTAACGGAGGACCGGAGGTTCAAATCCTCTCGTCTCCGCCAGCTTATGAATATGCTGTGTCCCGGCGCTGCAGTGCAGTGCCGGGAAAACAGAAAACCAGTTCAACCGGGGATTTTGACTCTCAGGTTGGGTGGATATAGGCTGAACCCGTTCCACTTGTGGAAACTGCGCCCGTAGCTCAACGGATAGAGCATCTGACTACGGATCAGAAGGTTGGGGGTTCGAATCCCTCCGGGCGCACCAACAGGAAGACCCCGCACAGAAGAAATTCTGGGCGGGGTTTTCGCGTACCCTCCGCCAAGCCTTCCCCGGAGGAGTTCTGCTAATCCTGCAATATTTTATATGTGCAGGTGGTGAGTGCAGGGGGGGGGAATCTTGAACCAGCTCTTTTTCGCCGAACTTTCAGTCCCATTCCATTGTAGATTGAAAATGGATAGAGTCTCGTGAGTCTGGTCGCATCCCTATCCCGCTCCGTCTCCGATCTTCCGTGGTCGAATCAATCCTCGGGGGTGGGGTGGTGGCCCGGCTCCTTAGCCTCACCGTGATCGAAACTGCGGCCACCCTCGCCGCAGGGGCCTTTGGCAGCACCGACAGTAGAAAAGGATGCGTCATGAGCACACCCAGTACCGGGGCGAGCGCCAGCGATACTTCAGTCTCAGTCTCGACAACCGAAGATCTCGAGGTCGCTTACAGCCCTGCTCCCGGCTCAGTCTCCCGGGCGGAATCCCGCGAATGGCGGCGGCAGCTCATCGGCCTGCTGGCAGGTTTCGCCCTCGCAGCCCTGATTTTCTTCATCTTCCCGGATAACGCCGCCGAAACCATCCAGGCATCGGCGGAGGAAGGTGTCGTCTACGACAACATGGCGCTACGGATCACCGCCGCCACCGCCGTCCTGATGGCCATCTGGTGGATGACGGAGGCGATCCCCCTGGCGGCCACCGCCCTGGTGCCGCTGGTAGTCTTCCCGCTCTCCCAGATCATCTCCTTCAAGGACATTGCCGCCCCCTACGCGGAGCCCACCATCTTCCTCTTCATGGGTGGCTTCATCCTGGCTCTGGGCATGCAGCGCTGGGACCTGCACCGCCGGCTGGCGCTGACGGTGGTGTTGTTGGTGGGCACCAAACCCAGGCAGCTGATCGCCGGTTTCATGATCGCCACCGGTTTCCTCTCCATGTGGGTGTCCAACACCGCCACCGCGGTGGTCATGCTGCCGATCGGCATGTCGGTGCTGCAGCTGACGGCCGAAACCGTCGGTGGCATGAAGAACCAGAAGAAATTCGCCACCGGCCTGATGCTGGCCATCGCCTACGCAGCCTCCATCGGTTCCCTGGGAACGATCATCGGTACCCCGCCGAATGCGCTGCTGGTGGCCTACATGGCCAGCAACCATGATATCCAGATTGGCTTCGGGCAGTGGATGCTCGTCGGTGTCCCCCTCGCCGTGATCTTCCTGGCGCTGGCATGGTTCGTGCTGGTCACCGTATTCAAACCGGAGATGGACACCATCCCGGGTGGCCGCGAGATGATCAAGGCCGAGGTGGACAAGATGGGCAAGATGAGCGCCCCGGAGATCGGTGTCGGGGTCATCTTCGGGCTGGCCGCCCTCTGCTGGGTCTTCATCCCCCTGGTCATCGACTGGATCGATGTGGACATCACCATTGCCGACGCCGCGATCGGCATCACCGCCGCACTGCTGCTCTTCATCATCCCGGTGGACCTGAAGAAGGGGACCCGGCTGATGGACTGGAAGTCCGCGAATAAGCTGCCCTGGGATGTGCTGCTCCTCTTCGGTGGCGGACTGAGTCTCTCCTCGATGTTCTCCGCCTCCGGCCTTTCCATCTGGATCGGTGAGCTGGCCAAGGGACTTGAGGTGCTGCCCACCTTCCTGCTGGTGGCAGCGGTCGCCACGATCGTCCTCTTCCTCACGGAATTCACCTCCAACACCGCCACTGCAGCCACCTTCCTGCCGATCCTGGCCGGTGTGGCCGTCGGCATCGGGCTGACTGCCGGTGGAGAGCAGAATATTCTGCTGCTGACCATTCCGGTCGCGCTCTCCGCCACCTGTGCCTTCATGCTCCCCGTGGCCACCCCGCCGAACGCCATCGCCTTCGGCTCCGGATATGTCAAGATCGGCGAGATGATCAAGGGCGGACTCTGGTTGAATCTCATCGGCCTGGTCCTGGTCACCCTCTCCACCTATTTCATCGCGGTGCCGGTCTTCGGCATCGTGCTCTAGAAACTCCTTGGGGGTGGGGGCACCACCACCGGGCGGAGATCTCCCGCCTGGGTGGTGGCTTTCCCTTTCAATGCCCTCTGAACTGGCGTTTTGTTCTAAATGAGCTTGTCGGTGTAAAGTTGTTTCTCGTTGCACAGCGCAGGCTGTGATGACAATGCGCCCGTAGCTCAACGGATAGAGCATCTGACTACGGATCAGAAGGTTGGGGGTTCGAATCCCTCCGGGCGCACCAATAGTAAAACCCCGCACAGAAGAAATTCTGGGCGGGGTTTTCGCTTGCCTGGAATCCAACCCCAGATTCCGGGGCTCTGCAAAGGGGCTTTGCATTCTAGAGTGGGGAAACCTGCACTTAGCCACTCAGGTCGGGGCCTTAAGCGCAGGTTTCCCCACTCTATACACCAGCCCCACCCCCAGTCCGTAGGTCCCAGGTCGCAGACCCGGGACCATCTGCAGGAGTTAGAACACCGATACCTCGATGCGGGCACCGAGGTTCTCCGCCTGTTCGAGACTGCGCAGCCAGTGCGGGCTGCCCGGGTTGATGCTGAGCACGGGACGCCCTGAGATGGGGGAGGGGCTCACGGAGTCCGCCCCCTGGCGACTATGCCCGGAGCGGGCCTCATAACGGATGCGGGAGCGGTAGCCGTTGTCGGCGAGCTCCTCCATGCTGGGGCTGGCCTCGGAGAGGTGGGCGCGGGCGTCCTGAAGCAGCGCCAGGGCCTCATCCAGGGCGACAAGCAGGGCCTCGGAGTTGGTTTCGCACATGGCGCGCACCAGGGAGGGGGAGGTGGCGGCGACGCGGGTGCTGTCCCGGAAGCTGCTGGCGGCCAGCGACAGGCTCAGGGCACCGCCATTATCGCCGACGATCGCCAGGGTTTCGGCCAGCACATGGGGGAGGTGGGAGATGCGGGCGACGGCGGAGTCATGGGCGTCGACCCGCGAGGGAATGACCTCCGCCTTGACCATCTTGGCCATGCGCACCACATCGGTCCACAGCTCGATCCATTCCTTGCCGGGCCCCTCGGGGCTGTCATAGGCGTGGTCGAAGGTGACCACCCAGGCGGCACCCTTGAAGAGTTCCTTCCGGGAGGCCTGCCAGCCACTTTCAGAGGTGCCGGCCATGGGGTGCCCGCCGACATAACGTTCGACCAGGCCGGCCTCGCGGACAAGGTCTAGCACCTGGGCCTTGACGGAGACGACATCGGTGATGCCGCAGGAGGGGGCATGCTCCTTGATGACGGCGAGGATGGAAGCCACCGCGGGCATCGGGGTGGCGATCATGAGCAGGGCGTTCTCCTGCTCGGCGCGCTGCACGGTGGCCACGAGGTCGGAACTGACGTCGAACCCCTCCTGTTGGGCGGCCTTGGTTCCGGAGGGGGAACGGTTGAAACCGAACGCGGGGTGCCCGAGGGCACTGAGGTCACGAAGTAGGGAGCCGCCGATCAGTCCGAGGCCGAGTAGGCAGACCGGGCGGGAAATGTCTCTGGAAGTCACCTGACAAGTGTGGCACACAAAGACTACGGTTACCTGATATGAACGCCGATGAGTACGGGGACAGTTTCGCAGTTACGGTCACCCTGGTGGACGGTGCATGGCACGTCCGATCCTTCGACGATGAATTTTCCAGCCTGAAGAATTCGATCAGGCAGGTCCGCACATTACGCAGCGAAGGCCCCGCTTTCGCCATGCTCTGTGTCGACGAAGACTACTTCATCTTGATCCGCCCCACGCCCGAAGGTTCGCGGGTGCTGCTCTCCGACGCCACCGCCGCCATCGAGGATGACATTGCCGCTGCCGCGCTGGAGGAGATCAACGCCGAGATCCCCGATCTCGACCCCGATGAACTCGATGAGGTGGACCCCTGGGCGGAGGGTGACTTCGACATCCTCGCCGACCTCGGTCTCTCCGAGGAAGCGATGGGAGTGATCTGTGATGATGAGGAGATGTGGCCCAGCGAGCAACTCATCCGGATCGCCGAGGACCTCAATTTCCTGGAAGAGTTTGCCGACGCCGCGGACCTGGACATCGATTGAGTTTCCTGCCCCGACCCCGCGGTGAGCTTGCTGCCGAGGCGAAAATCCGCCGCGCCCTCGACGTGGCCGCCACCACCCCGCTTGGCGACGTCCCGGTCGGGGCCGTCATCTTCGGCCCGGACGGTGTGGAGCTGGCCAGGGCAACCAATCGTCGAGAAGCTGATGGTGACCCCACCGCCCATGCCGAGATCCTCGCCATCCGGGAAGCGGTACGCCACCACAACGACGGTTGGCGGCTGAGCGGCTGCACTCTCGCGGTCACCCTGGAACCCTGCACCATGTGCGCTGGCGCTCTGGTCGGAGCCCGGATCGACCGCATCATCTTCGGTGCCTTCGAGCCCAAGACCGGGGCCTGCGGCTCCGTATTCGACGTGGTTCGCGACCCCTCCGTGCTGCACCGTCCCGAAGTGCGCGGCGGTGTTCTAGAAACGGAATGCGCCGCCCAGCTGGCGGAATTCTTCGGGGAGCTGCGCGGGGAACTGCGCTAGTTCTGTCTGCTTGCTGGTGGCGGGCTGTGTATCCGATAACGATTTAGTGACATCCGGCACAGTTCGTCTCCGGTGGTTAGGGTGGAAAGTACATCCAGACCGAATGGAAGGACGGCGTCATGACGGATTTTCCCGACAAGGTGGAGAAGACTCTGAGGAAAGAGACGCAGGATTCTCGCAAAACCGCAGATGAAGCGCGCGAGAAACTCGGCTCCAATACCTCCAACCCCGATGAAGAAGCCCTCGACCCCGAGGATCAGACGCTGAATGAAAAGCTGGGTCGGGCCCACCTCGACCACAATGACAACGACGATAAATTCGGCGGCAACGACTAATAAGGGAGTTTGACCATGGGTGATTTCCAGAACAAGGCAGAAGAGTTTGGCGGCAAGACCAAGGAAGGCCTCGGCGAGGCCACCGGTAACCGCCGTCTCGAGGATGAGGGCAAGGCCGACCAGACCAAGGCCCAGATCAAGGAGACGATCTCCGATGCCGGCGAGAAGGTGAAGGATGCCGCCAATAAGGTGCTCGGCTCTTTCCAGGAAGATAAGCGCGAGGACCGACCCTAGGCGATTTGGCTGCCTCGGTGCCCATCCGATAATCTGACTCGCGGTGGCGTGTCCGAGCGGCCGAAGGTGATCGCCTCGAAAGCGATTGTTGGGTAACCCCCAACCGAGGGTTCAAATCCCTCCGCCACCGCCAGATGAAATCCCGTGCTCCTTGCTGAGTGCGGGATTTTTTCATGGGCGGTGCCCCTGCCGCCCCGCGGCGTCGATAAGCGTTGCCATATAGAGGTTTCAGCTCTCAGCAGTAGACTGGCCCCGTTAATCCTTTCGCACCCACCCGCAGGAGTTTCCGCACGTGGCCATATGGTTGTTCAAGTTGGGACGCTGGTCCTTTCACAAGAAGTGGATCGTCATTGCGGCGTGGTTGCTGACCTTCGCGGCGGTGGCAGTGGGCTCGTTGAGCATCATGAAGCCCTTCTCGAACCAGTTCGCGATCTCCGGCACCCCCTCCATCGACGCGATCTACCTCCTGGATGAGCAGTTCCCCGGGGCACCGAACCCGGCTAATGCGGCCGGCGTGAACCTGGTATTCCAGGCCCCGGACGGTGAGACGCTGGAAGATCCGGCCAATATGGCGGCGATCGATGAGACGATCGTCTATATCGAGGAAAACCTGCAGGAGATCTCCGGCACCGAACGCTTCGGCAACCCGGTGGAGGTGTCCCCGGCGCTGCAGGAGGGTGTCATCGCGCAGATGGCTGAAGCCGGTGTGCCGGTGGAGGTCGCCCAGATCGACGCCAATAACCTGGCGATGGTCAATGATGAACTCACCATCGGCTACACCACCTTCAACTTTGATGTCCCCACCAGCATGGATGTCACCCAGGAACACCGGGATGTGGTCAAGGCCGCCATGGAGGTGGGTCGGGATGCCGGCCTGACGGTGGAGGCCGGCGGTGCCGGTTTCGGTGATCCGATCACGGTGAAGACCACCTCTGAGATCATCGGTCTGATCATCGCCTTCATCGTCCTGATCTTCACCTTCGGTTCGCTGACGGCCGCAGGTCTGCCGGTGCTCACCGCGATCATCGGTGTGGGTATCGGCGCACTGGTGATCATCGGTGCCACCGCCTTCACCGAGCTGAACAATGTCACCCCGGTGTTGGCGGTGATGATCGGCCTGGCGGTCGGTATCGACTACGCCCTGTTCATTCTTTCCCGCTACCGTTCGGAACGCGCCCGGATGCCCGCTGATGAGGCGGCCGGCATGGCGGTCGGTACCGCCGGTTCCGCGGTGCTTTTCGCCGGCGCCACCGTGATCATCGCCCTGGTGGCGCTCTCGATCGTCAACATCGAGTTCCTCACCGCCATGGGTCTCTCCGCGGCCTTCACCGTCCTGGTGTCGGTCCTGGTGGCGCTGACCTTCATCCCCGCCCTGCTGGGTGTCTTCGGGGAGCGGACCTTCAGCGGTCGGATCCCGGGTATCGCCGGTAATCCGCGTAAGCGGGGCGCCAACGCCGGGAAGCGCCGTACCCGCCCCACGATGGGTTATCGCTGGGTCACCTTCGTCCATAAGTTCCCGGCCCTCATCATGGCGGTGGTTGTGCTGGGCCTGGGTGCACTCAGCGCCCCGGTGCTGAGCCTGGAGATGGCGCTACCCTCCGACTCCACCTCCAACCTGGACACCACGCAGCGCAAGTCCGCTGACCTCATGGCGGAGGGTTTCGGGGAGGGCGTCAACGCCCCCTTCCTGGTGGTCATCGCCGCTGACGGGATCGACCCGGAGGCGGGTGCCCTGCAGCCCCTGGTGCGTGCCCAGGAGGACCTGACGGAACAGACAGGCGGGGAGTTCGACCCCCTCAGCGCCGCCCAGACCAGCAGCTACCTCTACACCACCCAGGCACTCTCGGGTCTGACGGATGTCAAACACGCCCAGATCATCGGGCTCAATGATGATGGTTCCGCCGCCCAGCTGCTGGTCACCCCCTACACCGGGCCGGATGACAGCGAAACCACCGCGGTGGCTGAGGCGATCCGCACCCAGGGTGCGGAGATCGAGGCCGCCACCGGTGTCACCTTCGGGTTGACCGGGCTGACCGCCGTGCAGATGGACATCACCGAGCGTCTGGCCGAGGCCATGCCGCTCTACCTGGCGATCGTGGTGGGCCTGGCGATCATCCTGCTGCTGCTGGTGTTCCGTTCCATCATGGTGCCGGTGGTCGCAGGCCTGGGCTTCCTGCTTTCAGTGGGCGCGGCCTTCGGCATCACCGTCCTGGTGTGGCAGGAGGGACTATGGGGTCTGGTGAACACCCCGGGCCCCCTGATCTCCTTCATGCCGATCTTCCTCATCGGTGTCACTTTCGGCCTGGCCATGGACTACCAGGTCTTCCTGGTCACCCGCATGCGCGAGCACTACACGCACAGCGGTGGGGTGGACCGTCCCGGTTCGAAGTTCAACGCCGTGGAGGAATCGGTGATTGAAGGTTTCACCTCGGGCGCTCGGGTGGTCACCGCCGCCGCACTGATCATGATCGCCGTCTTCGTCGCCTTCATCGACCAGCCGCTGCCCTTCATCCAGATCTTCGGTTTCGCACTGGCAGCCGGTGTCTTCTTCGATGCCTTCTTCATCCGCATGGCACTGGTTCCGGCCACCATGTTCCTCATGGGCCGCGCCACCTGGTGGATGCCGAAGTGGCTGGACAAGATCCTGCCCCAGCTTGATGTCGAGGGTTCCGCCCTGGAGAAGGAATACGAGCGTACCCTAGACAGCTTCGACAAGACCCCGCATGAGGAACAACCGAGCGAAGAACTTCCGGCAGGCCGCTAGAACCGGGTTTTCCGGGCAGGGTTTTCAGCGGGGGAGTCCATCCCCCTTAGACTGGGGGCCATGAGCAACCCCTCCCCAACGGACACCTCCTTCACCCTGGGCACCTCCCTGGAGCAGGACGGCCCGGGCAAACATGGCCGCACCGGTGTCATCCACACCCCGCACGGTGACATCGCCACCCCGGCCTTCATCCCGGTGGCCACCAAGGCGACCGTGAAGACCCTGACCCCGGAGCAGATCCGGCAGACCGGTGCCCAGGCGATCCTCTCCAACGCCTATCACCTCTACCTGCAGCCCGGCCACGACATTGTGGATGAGGCCGGTGGTCTGGAGGCCTTCACGAACTGGCGGGGGCCCACCTACACCGACTCCGGTGGTTTCCAGGTGATGAGCCTGGGCGCGGGATATAAGAAGGTCCTGGCAATGGACACCACCCACCTCACCCGGGGTGACATCAAGGCCGCGGAGAAGGAACGCATGGCCCATGTCGATGATGACGGGGTGAACTTCAAGTCCTTCATCGACGGTTCCCGACACCGTTTCACCCCGGAGTTCAGCATGCAGATCCAGCATGGCCTGGGGGCGGACATCATGTTCGCATTCGATGAGCTGACCACCCTGGTGGACACCTATGATTACCAGGTCAATTCGGTGGAGCGTACCCGCCGCTGGGCGCAGCGCTGCCTGGATGAGCATGACCGTCTGACCCGGGAACGGGTGGGCAAGCCGCTGCAGTCCCTCTGGGGTGTGGTGCAGGGCGCACAGTACGAGGACCTGCGCCGCCAGGCCACGCGCGGTCTGATCGAGCTTTCCGACGCCGCGGAAGCCGAGGGCCGCCGTGGTTTCGGCG is a genomic window containing:
- a CDS encoding SLC13 family permease, encoding MSTPSTGASASDTSVSVSTTEDLEVAYSPAPGSVSRAESREWRRQLIGLLAGFALAALIFFIFPDNAAETIQASAEEGVVYDNMALRITAATAVLMAIWWMTEAIPLAATALVPLVVFPLSQIISFKDIAAPYAEPTIFLFMGGFILALGMQRWDLHRRLALTVVLLVGTKPRQLIAGFMIATGFLSMWVSNTATAVVMLPIGMSVLQLTAETVGGMKNQKKFATGLMLAIAYAASIGSLGTIIGTPPNALLVAYMASNHDIQIGFGQWMLVGVPLAVIFLALAWFVLVTVFKPEMDTIPGGREMIKAEVDKMGKMSAPEIGVGVIFGLAALCWVFIPLVIDWIDVDITIADAAIGITAALLLFIIPVDLKKGTRLMDWKSANKLPWDVLLLFGGGLSLSSMFSASGLSIWIGELAKGLEVLPTFLLVAAVATIVLFLTEFTSNTATAATFLPILAGVAVGIGLTAGGEQNILLLTIPVALSATCAFMLPVATPPNAIAFGSGYVKIGEMIKGGLWLNLIGLVLVTLSTYFIAVPVFGIVL
- the tgt gene encoding tRNA guanosine(34) transglycosylase Tgt; the encoded protein is MSNPSPTDTSFTLGTSLEQDGPGKHGRTGVIHTPHGDIATPAFIPVATKATVKTLTPEQIRQTGAQAILSNAYHLYLQPGHDIVDEAGGLEAFTNWRGPTYTDSGGFQVMSLGAGYKKVLAMDTTHLTRGDIKAAEKERMAHVDDDGVNFKSFIDGSRHRFTPEFSMQIQHGLGADIMFAFDELTTLVDTYDYQVNSVERTRRWAQRCLDEHDRLTRERVGKPLQSLWGVVQGAQYEDLRRQATRGLIELSDAAEAEGRRGFGGFGIGGAIEKENLGTIVGWVCDELPENKPRHLLGISEPDDLFAAIEAGADTFDCVAPTRLARRGGVYTLDGRLNLTGARFKRDFSGVDEEFGGYVSENYSRAYIHHLLKAKEFLAGTLCTIHNLQFMLQLVDNARAAIEGGYYEAYRDEFMGRYYAPKK
- a CDS encoding tRNA adenosine deaminase-associated protein, which translates into the protein MNADEYGDSFAVTVTLVDGAWHVRSFDDEFSSLKNSIRQVRTLRSEGPAFAMLCVDEDYFILIRPTPEGSRVLLSDATAAIEDDIAAAALEEINAEIPDLDPDELDEVDPWAEGDFDILADLGLSEEAMGVICDDEEMWPSEQLIRIAEDLNFLEEFADAADLDID
- a CDS encoding MMPL family transporter — its product is MAIWLFKLGRWSFHKKWIVIAAWLLTFAAVAVGSLSIMKPFSNQFAISGTPSIDAIYLLDEQFPGAPNPANAAGVNLVFQAPDGETLEDPANMAAIDETIVYIEENLQEISGTERFGNPVEVSPALQEGVIAQMAEAGVPVEVAQIDANNLAMVNDELTIGYTTFNFDVPTSMDVTQEHRDVVKAAMEVGRDAGLTVEAGGAGFGDPITVKTTSEIIGLIIAFIVLIFTFGSLTAAGLPVLTAIIGVGIGALVIIGATAFTELNNVTPVLAVMIGLAVGIDYALFILSRYRSERARMPADEAAGMAVGTAGSAVLFAGATVIIALVALSIVNIEFLTAMGLSAAFTVLVSVLVALTFIPALLGVFGERTFSGRIPGIAGNPRKRGANAGKRRTRPTMGYRWVTFVHKFPALIMAVVVLGLGALSAPVLSLEMALPSDSTSNLDTTQRKSADLMAEGFGEGVNAPFLVVIAADGIDPEAGALQPLVRAQEDLTEQTGGEFDPLSAAQTSSYLYTTQALSGLTDVKHAQIIGLNDDGSAAQLLVTPYTGPDDSETTAVAEAIRTQGAEIEAATGVTFGLTGLTAVQMDITERLAEAMPLYLAIVVGLAIILLLLVFRSIMVPVVAGLGFLLSVGAAFGITVLVWQEGLWGLVNTPGPLISFMPIFLIGVTFGLAMDYQVFLVTRMREHYTHSGGVDRPGSKFNAVEESVIEGFTSGARVVTAAALIMIAVFVAFIDQPLPFIQIFGFALAAGVFFDAFFIRMALVPATMFLMGRATWWMPKWLDKILPQLDVEGSALEKEYERTLDSFDKTPHEEQPSEELPAGR
- a CDS encoding CsbD family protein yields the protein MGDFQNKAEEFGGKTKEGLGEATGNRRLEDEGKADQTKAQIKETISDAGEKVKDAANKVLGSFQEDKREDRP
- a CDS encoding prephenate dehydrogenase, encoding MTSRDISRPVCLLGLGLIGGSLLRDLSALGHPAFGFNRSPSGTKAAQQEGFDVSSDLVATVQRAEQENALLMIATPMPAVASILAVIKEHAPSCGITDVVSVKAQVLDLVREAGLVERYVGGHPMAGTSESGWQASRKELFKGAAWVVTFDHAYDSPEGPGKEWIELWTDVVRMAKMVKAEVIPSRVDAHDSAVARISHLPHVLAETLAIVGDNGGALSLSLAASSFRDSTRVAATSPSLVRAMCETNSEALLVALDEALALLQDARAHLSEASPSMEELADNGYRSRIRYEARSGHSRQGADSVSPSPISGRPVLSINPGSPHWLRSLEQAENLGARIEVSVF
- a CDS encoding nucleoside deaminase, with amino-acid sequence MSFLPRPRGELAAEAKIRRALDVAATTPLGDVPVGAVIFGPDGVELARATNRREADGDPTAHAEILAIREAVRHHNDGWRLSGCTLAVTLEPCTMCAGALVGARIDRIIFGAFEPKTGACGSVFDVVRDPSVLHRPEVRGGVLETECAAQLAEFFGELRGELR